The genomic interval ATGACAAACACCGTATCCTGAACTCTTTCTCTCACCACATTTTGTTCCGAATGGGAGATGAAGAAGCGAATTCAAACGTGTCAATATTTCTTTGCCTGATAATCAAGGAAATGGTAAGTCATGttcaactctttttttaataaatttgtcTCTCTGCCTCCTAAAAGGATGATTAGCTGGCAAAAATTGCCGATGACAATCAAAGAAACAAGGTTTCCTACCATGTTCCaatatgaaagattttgaATGTTCCATGCAATATGGACATGATAATCGTCCATGTGTACTCCACCCTAACAACATACtataagcaagaaaatcattaATTGTCCACAATAATGTTGCccttatatgaaaattttgtttcctatATGCATCATAGGTCATAACACCTTCTCTCCACAATAAAGTCAACTCATCTATCAAAGGCCTGAAAAAAATATCTATATTTTGACTTGGACTTTTCTTACTCGAAATAACCAtgttaagaaatatatattgttgTCTCATACACATCCATGGGGGTAAATTATACACACAAAACATTATTGGCCAAATAGAATAAGGCTTGGCAGTCGATTCAAAAGGGTTGAAACCGTCAGCACATAACCCGAGTCTTACATTTCGATGTTCCATTGCAAAGAATTCATGTGTGCGGTTGAAGTGTTGCCAAGCCTCACCATCATCAGAGTGTCTAAGAAGTCCATCATCACTGTGGTGTTGCGTATACCCCATCATATGTTCAACAGTTTTACATGACATATAAAGCCTTTGAAGCCTCGGTATAAATGACAAGTAACGCAAAATCTTGTAAGGAATTTTCTTCTGTCTTCTCACACTTGAATTCCTCTGTTTATACCGAGGATGTCCACATACCTGATAATGCTGAAATGTAGCAAATCCCTCATAAAATAACATGCAATTGTTCTTGCAAGCatcaattttgatatattcCAAACCAAGCTTTGCTACCTTCTTCTTCATCCTATAAAAGTCGATAAGTAAATTCTCATCAGATGGCAACATATTCTTTATTATCTCCAATAGTCGATCAAAACATGATTCACTCAAATTGTACTCCGCCTTAACATTTAAAAGTTGTGACACAGCTGAAAGCGTTGTGTGCTTTATGCAACCTACCCACAAAGGTTCCTCTACATTGCTTaacaaagagtaaaaagaagaTGCATTTGGATTGAGATCTTCTTCCACAAAGCTCGACTCATTTTCAGAACCATGGTTGAAAGTAACTTCGGAACGCATAACATCCCTAACCATTCTAGTATATggattttctatttcattttcatatgTAGGTTCTCAAAAAGCAACATCTCCCTCAAATCTAAAGGATGGTTCAACTCTAGATCTACTTCTTGATGATTGTCCAACATGATCTTCCCCATGTAAACTCCAAATTGTGTAAGCCCCAGTAATTAAGATGCTAACGTATACGTGAAATGCTATCTAATTGGTCCTTGTTATATTGCCAGTTTTTTACTaacaaacatcatttcaatcaaatgtgatcttacaaaaaattattacaaactacaaaatcaaatttttatttttatagaaaatcgCATATGTCAATGACTAGCTagttgaatatatatatatagaaatcACTTGCATATTTTGATTTCACTTACAATTACAGATGATAACTTCAAATTTACTAGttcaaagagaaaaagcaaaaaaaaaaagtacattAAATATTTAGGCACTTaactttttgaaaatttctattttAGTCCTccacttttaaaaaatttcacaaaaGTTTGATTACCAAATGTTGattctttaaaattaaatgaccaaaataaaaatttatgaacAATTAAGTGACTAAAtgtgtaataaaaaaatgaagtttaTAACTCAATCGTGTTATAACGGTACATGTTCAGGAATTCAATCGTGTTGCCCAGTCTTCAGTTTATAACTCTTGAGTCATGTTCCAACCTGAGGAGCTTTTGTTTTGGAAGTATTACAATGGAATGTCCATCTTTGCTAGTTATAACGGTACATTATTGTCGAAAAATGTTTGCGTTGGCATCTACATTTCCAGGAGAGCAAGATACAGAGACAGTTGCATCCTTTTTCAATGATAAGGTTAGTCTCCGCACATGGTTTCTTCccatttaaaatgtttttcttcCCGAAGTTTAACTTCGTTTGGGTTGCTAATAATAGGGAAATTTAAATTCCTTTATAAGAATGAAActaaacttttaattataatttctatAGACATATGCAGAAAACATCAAGTGcaaaaatatcaagttttttttttaaaaaagatggATTTGCATCGATGGAGGGATTAACTCTCCCTATGGATAACATAATGAGGATTTGAAGCCTTTACATTCCTACATGTGAAAGCCTTTTTGAATGGAAATTATCTTAGTTAAACGCAGAATAGGCCAAGCATAATAACAAAGTAAAAGGCTTAGCCTAATTTCAACTTCTTAAATTACAGACAAGCAATCACAAAAGATACCCTCTTCATTATTCACCAAAAAACAAATAGCagagaaattaattatttcaatataaGTGAATCCAAATTCTCAGTGTGGTTTTGGGGATTCAATTTCAACACCATTTTCATTACACCGTTGATTATCATCATAGCTTATCATTTACATACCTATGCTCTGAAATCATCTTTGACTTACATTTTCTCTCGCTAATCTGATTGTGAAAAGTTTTTGATGCAATAAGGATTGTGTATGTAGGTTGTGTGTCCAAATTTGGAGATTGTGCGACTATCATCAACTGATGTTCAGAGAATATGGGATGACCAACTTCCTGAAATGTCTTCATATGGTCAGAAGTTAAAAAGATTGATGGTTGAAGACTGtcacaatttaaaatttctattttcttcctcAATGATGCAATCTTTTGTGCAACTCCAGCTGTTTGGGATCTACGGCTGTAGAAACATAGAAGAAGTTATCTTTATAGAAGGATTAGCAGAAGAAGGCATGATGAGCCAAATATTCCCTAAACTAGGATATTTGCAAATCATAGACCTTCCCAAACTCGTGAGATTCTGCCATGGAAGTTACTTTGAATTCCCCTTGTTAAGAGAGCTTACGATAAACAACTGTCCTGCATTGAAGACCTTCATCTCTGATTCTACAGTGACAAACCATACTCATGTTTGTCAAAATGCAAAAGGAAACAACTCAAATATTGATTTCGCTCCTCTCTTTAGTGAAAAGGTGATTACTCcatttgtcttttctttatcACTCGTCTTTTTTTATGCATTCTCAAGTTTAATATGTTTGATTCCCCTTacctttttacattttttcctTGTTATTCAGTTTTTGAACATGAAGATCTAAGATCTGCTATATTATCATCTGTATATGCAACTATTGACACAATGAATAAAATTTGGCAGGTGGCTTTCCCTCAATTAGAGAAATTGAGAATACGTGAGGCAAACTGCAGAAAGATATGGCCTGATCAGCTCGTTAgtgattcatttttcaaactaaatatTCTCTGGGTGTTCAAATGCAATAGACTATTGAACATTTTCCCACTTAGTATGAGGGCAACACTCCAGGATCTAGACGATTTCCAGATAAGAAGTTGTGATTCATTAGAAGAAATATTTGAACCTGAAGCACTCAAAGCCAGCGAATTACATGCGGTGGCAACCACTCAATCCATTGTGGAAGAAACAACCACTAATTTTGTATTTCCCAAACTAACATACTTGGAACTTTATATGCTGCCCAGATTGGGATACATACAACGTTGTGGCCatcattaaagaaaatgtGGATATATGAATGTGACAAATTGGAGATATTTGCTTCAGAAAATATTCTGAGTTTTGGAGAATCAACAAATCAACAACCCTTGTTTTGGGTCAATGAGGtatcaaaaccaaaaattatatcaaacttttaaacatttagtTTGTTGAGTCAAAACTCAATCAAATCCAAATGggtttgcttttttttttcttcttataaTTCTCACAAGCATGCTTCAGTATCGCTCCAATATTGTAGCTTGCATGTAAgatttatgttaaaataacTATATTCACTCAATTACGGTGTTCTCATCTTGCTTAGCTCATATAGATGCATCATATGGCACTTTTAGATTAGGTTTTAAGGAGTGTTTTGATAAAGATAAATTAGATGAGGCAAATTCATGTACATGAAAATTCGGTATTAGGCAATTTATCAGAAAGAATTTTTCTATGCAATGATATTCAGAAAACTCAAGCAATATAACATTTGAACTGTGTCTTCATCATTCTTGTGTTGCATTCCCACCATAATATACACAGTGTGTCTCACTGTTAGCTTCAAGAGCCTAGTTTGTGGAATAAATGAAACATTGGCTTCTTTAACTTTAGTCTAACACATTTGTTAATTTCCAGGTTACATTTCCCAATCTGGAAGAATTAAAATTGGAGTGGAATAACATTATGAAAAAGATATGGCATGGACAACTTAGAGCAAACTTTTTCTACAAACTCAAAGTTCTTGAGTTCATTCACTTTCCTGATAAATCAGCTGTTTTCCCGCATTGTTTTTTTCAGTCATTACCAAATTTAGAAAAGCTTGTTGTTAGTGAAGCTTCCTTTGGTCATATATTCCATTTTGAAGGATTTGATGGTGAGAAAAATCATGCATCGGCAATCACTTCATTGAATGAATTGGTGCTGTCTGAACTTCCCGAGCTAACACATCTTTGGAAGGAAGAATACCAACCCATACCAGCTTTCTGTGAATTGAGAACTCTTCAAGTGCGGGATTGTGGCAAATTAAAGATTTTAGCGCCATCATCAGTgtcttttgaaaatttaacaagTTTGGAAGTTACAAGATGTCATGGATATGTCAATTTGATAGCATGCTCAACAGCTAAGAGCCTAGTGCAACTCACAAGAATGACCATAACTGATTGTGAGATGATAGAGAGAATCATAGCGCGTGAGTCTGAGGAAGTGAAAGGAGACATTGTTTTTACAGAACTGAAGGATTTGCAACAAAGTTGTCTACCAAATATGGCTAGCTTCTGCTTAGGGGATCACAACTTGGAATTCCCTATCTTTGAGAAAATGATTGTGAAAGGATGCCCTAAGATGAAGATTTTCTGCCAAAGAGATTTAAGCATACCACAACTGCAAGAAGTGATATGGCCgaaagatgaagatgaagaaaaagggTGGTGGGAAGGAGATCTTAAAACTACTATAACACGGATGTTTGAAAAAAAGGTATGCATCAATTGAAAAGATTtccctattattatttaatttatcgTTTCTTTGGCTCAATAATCTTTTTAAAACCATGCACACTCCTAATAACTTTTAACCTTACTTAAGTGTTTACTGCCAAGGTTTCTGAATTACTTTGGACAGAGTAATGTACTACAAATGTCACAAAATTCCTATTGATGTTTATGAAGACATTTTAATGAAACAGATGAAACCAAACATAGACCTATACGGTTTGGTGTCATTTAAGTAagaaacttatttaaataaaaatcagtGTGGTTTCAAATGTACAAACTTGTATAAagtaaatcatgtttttatggTTGCAAGTTATGGTCGATTGTTCCAAGTAAAgtgcaaaatatttttctttggagtAATTAATTGGGAATTGAATGGATTATGTTAGGACTTTTACAGGAATTAGAAAATCAAGTACTCAGGTTCCCACCTTGGGGGATAGTTACAATTTAGTTTGAAgctattatttatatatattttttttgctgTTAAATGAAAATAGTACTTTAGTTTTTTACCATTTCAATTGTTCTTGTATTATAACTGGCACAATTCATTGGATTTCATAGGTTGGATATCATGGTTTAGAGCATATTATACTCTCTGAGTCTTCTAAGTTGATGGAGATATGGAGAAGTGATCCTCAAGGAACTATAGGCTTCAAAAGTCTTACACTTATAGAAGTTTATGATTGTAGCAGCTTGAGGTGCCTATTTACACTTTCCATGGCTTTGGAGCTAGCACAACTCTGTgagataaaagtaaaaaattgcATTGTGATGGAACATACCATCACAGATAACGGACCAAATGAAGAAGTGTCAAATAAGATCGTGTTCCCTCTGCTAAGCTCCATAACTCTTGAATCTTGTGAGGACTTGCCAAGTTTCTATCAAGGAAGTAAAATATTGGAATGTCCATCCTTGGAAAAAGTTGTTGCATCCAATTGTCGTCAGATGTTTGCATTTGCATCTACATTTTCAAGAGAGCAAAGAATAGAAATGATTGATGATATTAATGGAGGAAATACAACAAGGCTTGCCAAGGGAACTGCCCATACTGCATTTTTCAATAACACGGTtagtatattttgtttgtgaaGATAAcctttgctttttgtttttttcttcttacattttaaaaggattttatTGTGAGAAATTAATCATCAtggtgtttttcttttcaaattatttattttgcacCACTCAAATAtggttttttttctctccacATGCATTCCTCTTTTGTTCAATCTTAATGGTCTTAGGCTTTTAGTCAGGAGATCCTAGCTACCTAAACTTAAGCAAGCATCAAATAACTAATGGCCATCTATCCAACAGCTTATTTTCTCATCTTATTAGCACTAGAGATAGTTTTCCAATCTCCTATTAACCTGACAATTGTAGAGCTTCTCTATTTAGTAAGCTCATAAAATTAGATTGAATAGACGTATAAGAATACAAGTCcattttgtcttttcttcttgaatgGAAAATGCGTCTTACTTAAACTACAGAATAGGCCAAGGATAATAACAAAGTAAAAATCTTAGCCTAATTT from Theobroma cacao cultivar B97-61/B2 chromosome 5, Criollo_cocoa_genome_V2, whole genome shotgun sequence carries:
- the LOC108662044 gene encoding uncharacterized protein LOC108662044, producing MQSFVQLQLFGIYGCRNIEEVIFIEGLAEEGMMSQIFPKLGYLQIIDLPKLVRFCHGSYFEFPLLRELTINNCPALKTFISDSTVTNHTHVCQNAKGNNSNIDFAPLFSEKVAFPQLEKLRIREANCRKIWPDQLVTFPNLEELKLEWNNIMKKIWHGQLRANFFYKLKVLEFIHFPDKSAVFPHCFFQSLPNLEKLVVSEASFGHIFHFEGFDGEKNHASAITSLNELVLSELPELTHLWKEEYQPIPAFCELRTLQVRDCGKLKILAPSSVSFENLTSLEVTRCHGYVNLIACSTAKSLVQLTRMTITDCEMIERIIARESEEVKGDIVFTELKDLQQSCLPNMASFCLGDHNLEFPIFEKMIVKGCPKMKIFCQRDLSIPQLQEVIWPKDEDEEKGWWEGDLKTTITRMFEKKVGYHGLEHIILSESSKLMEIWRSDPQGTIGFKSLTLIEVYDCSSLRCLFTLSMALELAQLCEIKVKNCIVMEHTITDNGPNEEVSNKIVFPLLSSITLESCEDLPSFYQGSKILECPSLEKVVASNCRQMFAFASTFSREQRIEMIDDINGGNTTRLAKGTAHTAFFNNTVVCPNLEIVKLSSIDVQMIWDDQLLEMPSYVQNLRLLIVKGCRNIEEIIFIEGLAEEGVMSQLFLKLDILELHDLPKLMRFCRGSYFEFPLLGTLVIENCPALKTFISNSTLTNYTHICQTVEGNNLDIDLAPLFSEKVAFPQLEELQIISMANCRKIWPDQLVGDSFCKLNHLKVLRCNRLLNIFPLSMKARLQNLDEFHVTHCYSLEEIFEPEVLNASELHAVTATQSIVEETTTNIVFPKQTYLELRMLPRLRSFYSRIDTTEWPSLKKMQIYGCDKVEIFALENILGFGESTNWQPLFWVNGVTFRNLEELTLECNGIMKKIWHGQLRTECDEGKRCNHTFGLPSLAEVIVSKCPEMEIFCKRVLNAPMLQRVQETAEDDKGHWDGDLNSIVQRLYVEKVGY